CGCTGTACTCGTCCACCAGCACCACCACCGGCATCCCGGGGACGAGCTCCCCGTTCCGGGCGCGGGCGACGGTGTTGTCACCGGCGGTGCGGCCGCGCGTCTCCACCACCGACTGGCCCGGCTTCAGGAAGAAGTCGGCCACGCCGACCCCCTGGTCCAGGAGCCCGCCCGGGTTCTCGCGCAGGTCGAACACCAGCTTCTTCATCCCCTCCGAGCGGAGGCGCTGGACGGCCTCGCGGACCTCGCGGGTGGAGGACTCGCTGAACACGGAAAGGCTCACGTACCCCACGCCGTCGGCCATCATGAAGGCGTAGGGGACGGAGTTGAGGTGGATCTCCTCGCGCGTGATTCCGAAGGGGATCGGCTCCTCCACCCCGATGCGCACCACCTTGATCTGCACCGGCTGGCCCTTGGGCCCGCGGAGGACCTTCACCGCCCGGTCGCTGTTCCACCCCTTGGTGGACTGCCCCTCGATCTCGATGATCCGGTCGCCGGCGCGGAGCCCGGCGCGCTCGGCGGGGGTCCCCGGGAGCGGCGCGAGCACCGTCACCCACCCGTCGCGCTCGACGATCTGCGCCCCGATCCCGGCGTACTCGCCGGACATGGAGGTGTAGAACTCCTTGAACTCCTCGGGCGTGAGGAAGGTGGTGTGGGGATCGCCCAGCTCCTGGATCATCCCCTCCGTCGCCATCCGGTACAGCTCGGCGCTCGACGGCCGCTCCACGAAGCGCTGCGAGAGCAGCGTCATGACCTCGTCGAAGACGCGGGCCTGCTCGTAGACGTTCCGCTGGTCGGAGACGCCCTGCTGGAGGAGCCACCCTCCCGAGACGAGGGCGACGCCCGCGACGAGCGCGGGTGCGACGATGGTGCGCTTCAGCTTCATTCAACCTCCGGAGGTGCCAGGACCGCCCTTCGCGCCGGCTCCCGGGGTGGGGGTGCCGTGTCCGCCGTTGATAAACCCGTCACCCGGGAAAGTTTCGGGGAAGCGGGCCGCCAGAGCGGCGCGTACGCGCCGGTGCACCTCCTCCTCCGTGCCCACCGCGTCCACCCGTACGATCCCCTCCACTTCGCGGGCCAGCTCCCGGTACCCGGCCGCCACCCGCCGGTGGAAGGCGGCCGCTTCCCGCTCCATGCGGTCCCGGTCCTTGCCGGCCGCGGCCTGGCGCCGCGCGCCCTCCTCCGGGTCGAGGTCCAGGAGGAGGGTGGCGTCGGGGGCCACCCCGCCCGTGGCGAAGCGGTTGCAGGCGCGGACCTCCGCAAGCGGGAGCCCGCGCCCCTCGCCCTGGTACGCCAGCGTGGAAAGCTCGAAGCGGTCCGCGATCACCACCTCGCCGCGCCGCACGGCCGGGAGCACCACCTGCTCCACGAAGGCGGCGCGGGCCGCCAGCATCAGGAACAGCTCGCTCCGCGCCGGTACCCGCAGCTCCAGGTCCGCCAGCACGGTCTCCCGCACCCGCTCGCCGAGCGGGGTGGAGCCGGGCTC
The DNA window shown above is from Longimicrobiaceae bacterium and carries:
- a CDS encoding S41 family peptidase, whose product is MKLKRTIVAPALVAGVALVSGGWLLQQGVSDQRNVYEQARVFDEVMTLLSQRFVERPSSAELYRMATEGMIQELGDPHTTFLTPEEFKEFYTSMSGEYAGIGAQIVERDGWVTVLAPLPGTPAERAGLRAGDRIIEIEGQSTKGWNSDRAVKVLRGPKGQPVQIKVVRIGVEEPIPFGITREEIHLNSVPYAFMMADGVGYVSLSVFSESSTREVREAVQRLRSEGMKKLVFDLRENPGGLLDQGVGVADFFLKPGQSVVETRGRTAGDNTVARARNGELVPGMPVVVLVDEYSASAAEIVAGALQDHDRALVLGSRSFGKGSVQDLFPLSGGNFLKVTTSKWYTPVGRSIQKDLKQNGEARPALAADAPVAEDGTPMIGSPADSTKPYRTASGRIVYGGGGIVPDMIVRPDTASTAEQEFFRAAAKGGSKFNDVLFRYAIEYGRKNPQLRPDFTVTPEMRRELFERLRAAGLDLTPEQYAGAQRFIDRRLGQEVVQHKFGANVAARRVTASDRAVTEAHALLRRAESPEALLRLVPPAQPESRMAPARAQ
- the tmk gene encoding dTMP kinase: MTDDAPAAPRHGLFLAFEGVEGAGKTTQVRLLSDALRAWGLRVTVAREPGSTPLGERVRETVLADLELRVPARSELFLMLAARAAFVEQVVLPAVRRGEVVIADRFELSTLAYQGEGRGLPLAEVRACNRFATGGVAPDATLLLDLDPEEGARRQAAAGKDRDRMEREAAAFHRRVAAGYRELAREVEGIVRVDAVGTEEEVHRRVRAALAARFPETFPGDGFINGGHGTPTPGAGAKGGPGTSGG